TAAATGACGTTGCCAAAATGGTCGGCTTTCCAGCCTTTTACGATTGCGAAATCGCCAGTGATCGCTTCTTCAAGAATCACGTTTCGTCCATTGAACTGACGGGTTTCCTTGCCGTCCGCAACGGGCGTGCCATAGCCGGTCGCGGTGTAGAACGCTGGAATACCCGCGCCGCCAGCACGCATTTTTTCGGCCAAGGTGCCTTGGGGGGTAAGTTCGACTTCGAGTTCGCCGCTCAACAGCTGGCGTTCGAACAGCGCATTTTCGCCCACATAAGAGGCAACCATTTTGCGGATCTGCCGGTCCTCGAGCAGCACGCCCAGACCAAAGCCATCGACGCCACAGTTGTTGGAAACCACAGTCAAACCTTTAACGCCACGGCGTTTGATTTCAGCAATCAGGTTTTCCGGGATGCCGCACAAACCGAAACCACCGGACAACACAGTCATGTTATCGGTGAGACCATCGAGGGCTTCTTCGTACGTTGATACTCGTTTGTCGAGTCCAGCCATGGTAGATCCGCCTTTTGTAGTTGTTGTTCGACAAACGGATTGCCGAATCGCGTTCAGAACATCTTCTCTTGCCAGCAATGATTTGTTAATTTTGTTTTTCTGATGGATTGATAAAAAAAGCAAATATATGAACGTTAAACAGCTTCGCGCTTTTCTCGCCGTGGCCCAGTGCCTTAGCTTCGCTCAAGCAGGGGAGCGTTTGCACCTGTCGCAACCCGCGCTGAGCTTGACGGTAAAGAGTCTAGAAGATGAATTGGGCGGCAAGCTGCTGAGCCGCACTACCCGCAGCGTCAGCCTGACGCC
The nucleotide sequence above comes from Pseudomonas sp. AB6. Encoded proteins:
- a CDS encoding CoA transferase subunit A, translating into MAGLDKRVSTYEEALDGLTDNMTVLSGGFGLCGIPENLIAEIKRRGVKGLTVVSNNCGVDGFGLGVLLEDRQIRKMVASYVGENALFERQLLSGELEVELTPQGTLAEKMRAGGAGIPAFYTATGYGTPVADGKETRQFNGRNVILEEAITGDFAIVKGWKADHFGNVIYRHTAQNFNPVVATAGRITVVEVEEIVEPGVLLPSEIHTPGIYVDRVILGTFEKRIEQRTVKKA